A window of the Salarias fasciatus chromosome 7, fSalaFa1.1, whole genome shotgun sequence genome harbors these coding sequences:
- the gtse1 gene encoding G2 and S phase-expressed protein 1 produces the protein MDGGASSDVFFLPEEKFDFDVSLSPCSTADEDEDEVFVGPVSHKERCVSQAVASRLQSEGVQASWSPLTGEQLDAICQEAHKLANELQSSEPAGGTAADTEDFIQDGEAKLGVLDPAARVLSPVKRETFCVQDSPMKLLPPAVQRQVLRGSGSRAARASCSAASTSLLSASASSSRPSTSSSRLSTSSPRDGAKAPARPALRGKAAMGGSAVLPNKLPAMHSSGSASRGRMERTRLQPPSKVACGSKRSPTSRRSTRSQSCEDLLSDTESVTSNLSDSSVGSCTSGKRVMAPPTKTVGVRSTSGGKAPPLQNRRNTSSSSSSVSSFNSSTSLSPAQGKVGSSLNCSLSGGPGPAPGSVPRAANPGQARRSTVEPPRPATAGRRSLSTHPRLPEAECVKAARRSLLKRADSTPAQATPSKRPAERQSGRPQGPLRATALPTPGTAGRAAAGVSSVPKPKRLMSLSSLDSLPQKPSAGPLTPSAGGCASLQVKARRPSALPTPVRRRVSAIPSPRSTNPAHAAPLPPPPVSASDRGSARRECSFSPTAKPVQEEEPGDIPDIQPFCLDEEEEEKVEEKEEVEEEKEEEDRVEPPSPPSPPPHRPKQTESPDGTELSREEPEPNGNVMEVQTPGDSNGQMEEVLLLDVPAPDLQPQEKLLIDLTNTPDLIKTGGKTASAAQLIDLSSPLIKWSPEEKGENTAPLINLSF, from the exons ATGGACGGCGGGGCTTCCAGCG ACGTGTTTTTTCTGCCCGAGGAGAAGTTTGACTTCGACGTGTCGCTGTCCCCATGCAG CACTGCGGATGAAGATGAGGACGAGGTGTTTGTGGGTCCGGTCAGCCATAAGGAGCGCTGCGTTTCTCAAGCCGTGGCGTCCAGGCTGCAGAGCGAAGGCGTGCAGGCGAGCTGGAGCCCTTTGACCGGCGAGCAGCTGGATGCTATTTGTCAGGAAGCACACAAGctggccaatgagctgcagagcagcgagCCGGCCGGCGGCACCGCCGCCGACACTGAGGACTTCATCCAGGACGGCGAGGCCAAGCTGGGGGTGCTGGACCCTGCTGCCCGCGTGCTGAGCCCGGTGAAGCGGGAGACCTTCTGCGTGCAGGACAGTCCCATGAAGCTGCTGCCGCCCGCCGTCCAGCGCCAGGTGCTGagaggcagcggcagcagggCAGCGCGGGCCAGCTGCAGTGCAGCTTCAACAtccctcctctccgcctccgcctcATCGTCAcgcccctccacctcctcttcccgCCTCTCCACCTC CAGCCCCAGAGATGGAGCCAAGGCTCCGGCCCGGCCGGCGCTGCGGGGGAAAGCGGCGATGGGCGGCTCCGCCGTGCTGCCCAACAAGCTGCCCGCCATGCACAGCTCCGGTTCAGCCAGCAGGGGCAGAATGGAGAGAACCCGACTGCAGCCACCGAGCAAA GTGGCGTGCGGTTCGAAGCGAAGCCCCACCTCCCGTCGCTCCACTCGCTCCCAGTCGTGCGAGGATCTCCTTTCTGACACGGAGAGTGTGACCTCTAACCTCAGCGACTCCTCCGTCGGCTCCTGCACGTCGGGGAAACGCGTGATGGCTCCGCCCACCAAG ACTGTTGGCGTGAGGAGCACATCAGGAGGTaaagctccgccccttcagaACAGGAGGAACACGTCCTCGTCTTCGTCCTCGGTGTCCAGCTTCAACTCCAGCACGTCTCTGTCCCCGGCTCAAG GTAAAGTCGGCTCCTCTCTGAACTGCAGTCTCAGCGGcggccctggccccgcccccggcagCGTCCCCAGAGCGGCCAACCCGGGCCAAGCGCGCCGCTCCACAGTGGAGCCGCCGCGGCCCGCCACCGCTGGCCGCCGCTCGCTGTCCACACACCCCAGGCTGCCGGAAGCGGAATGTGTGAAGGCGGCCAGACGGTCGCTGCTGAAGAGGGCCGACTCCACGCCCGCCCAGGCCACGCCCAGCAAGAGGCCGGCGGAGCGGCAGTCCGGCCGGCCTCAGGGCCCGCTGAGGGCCACGGCGCTGCCGACGCCCGGCACCGCCGGCAGAGCAGCAGCCG GCGTCTCCAGTGTGCCGAAGCCGAAGAGGCTGATGTCCCTCAGCAGCTTGGACAG TCTCCCTCAGAAGCCGTCGGCCGGTCCTCTGACGCCCTCTGCGGGCGGCTGTGCGTCGCTGCAGGTGAAGGCCCGCCGCCCCTCCGCCCTCCCCACGCCGGTGAGACGCAGAGTGTCCGCCATCCCGTCCCCACGGTCCACCAACCCCGCCCACGCtgcgccgctgccgccgccacccGTCTCCGCCTCAGACCGGGGCTCGGCTCGGAGAGAGTGCAGCTTCAG CCCCACAGCCAAAccagtccaggaggaggagcctggcGACATCCCTGACATCCAGCCCTTCTGcctggacgaggaggaggaggagaaggtggaggagaaggaggaggtggaggaggagaaagaggaggaggataggGTGGAGCCGCCCAGCCCCCCATCACCACCCCCCCACCGTCCCAAGCAGACAGAGAGTCCAGACGGGACCGAGCTGAGTCGGGAAGAGCCAGAACCCAACGGCAACGTGATGGAGGTCCAGACGCCCGGAGACAGCAACGGACAGATGGAGGAG GTTCTCCTGCTGGATGTTCCAGCTCCGGATCTGCAGCCTCAAGAGAAACTGCTCATCGACCTAACCAACACCCCGGATCTGATCAAGACCGGCGGCAAGACTGCCTCCGCGGCTCAG ctgatcGACCTGAGCTCTCCTCTGATCAAGTGGAGTCCTGAGGAGAAGGGCGAGAACACGGCGCCGCTCATCAACCTGTCCTTCTGA